One genomic segment of Vulcanisaeta thermophila includes these proteins:
- a CDS encoding replication factor C small subunit: MSVSELIWVEKYRPSRIDDIIDQEEVKERIKQFLKSGNMPHLLFYGPPGTGKTTMALAIAHELYGDAWRENVLELNASDERGITTIRERVKEFARTAPMGKAPFKMIILDEADNMTSDAQQALRRMMEMYAGITRFVLIANYVSRIIDPIQSRCAMFRFSPLPKDAVLARLREIAGREGVKITNEALEAIWDVSQGDMRKAINTLQAAAATSREITPEVVYKTVGYIEPRELVELVNTALSGDFIKAREKLRSIMYESGASGTEILRAIQRNILSGGIKVPEEAKVEIAELAADIDFRLTEGSDEEIQLSAFLARLMMIGRKYGMAAEGAGKEGRAAARKR, encoded by the coding sequence ATGTCAGTATCTGAATTAATATGGGTTGAGAAGTATAGGCCCTCTAGGATTGATGACATCATTGATCAGGAGGAGGTTAAGGAGAGGATTAAGCAGTTTCTAAAGTCTGGCAACATGCCGCACCTCCTTTTTTATGGTCCTCCTGGTACTGGTAAGACCACAATGGCCCTTGCCATTGCCCATGAGCTTTATGGTGATGCCTGGCGTGAGAATGTCCTAGAGTTGAACGCAAGCGATGAGAGGGGAATAACCACGATTAGGGAGAGGGTTAAGGAGTTTGCCAGGACTGCGCCCATGGGTAAGGCACCCTTCAAGATGATAATACTAGATGAGGCGGACAACATGACATCCGATGCGCAGCAAGCCCTGAGGAGGATGATGGAGATGTACGCGGGCATTACCAGGTTCGTGCTAATAGCCAATTACGTGTCCAGGATAATAGACCCAATACAGTCCCGATGTGCCATGTTCAGGTTCTCGCCATTGCCTAAGGATGCTGTTCTTGCTAGGCTTAGGGAGATTGCTGGTAGGGAGGGTGTGAAGATAACAAACGAAGCCCTAGAAGCCATATGGGACGTGAGCCAGGGAGACATGAGAAAAGCCATAAACACACTACAAGCAGCGGCTGCCACGTCAAGGGAGATAACGCCCGAGGTTGTTTACAAGACCGTGGGTTACATAGAGCCCAGGGAGTTGGTGGAGCTTGTTAATACGGCGTTGAGTGGTGACTTCATAAAGGCCCGTGAGAAGTTGAGGAGTATAATGTACGAGAGTGGTGCCTCGGGGACTGAGATCCTGAGGGCCATACAGAGGAACATACTAAGCGGTGGGATAAAGGTCCCCGAGGAGGCCAAGGTGGAAATTGCGGAATTAGCTGCCGACATAGACTTTAGGCTCACCGAGGGATCTGACGAGGAGATTCAATTATCCGCATTCCTGGCCAGGCTCATGATGATTGGTAGGAAGTACGGCATGGCTGCTGAGGGGGCTGGTAAGGAGGGCAGGGCAGCGGCTAGGAAGAGGTGA
- a CDS encoding helix-turn-helix domain-containing protein produces MTNIEERLLLSAYSLGYFEIPRRVTLEELVRIHDVSKMAVNIHLRSAIRKLVDHYIRSARPG; encoded by the coding sequence TTGACGAATATTGAGGAGAGGTTACTTCTGAGTGCTTACTCATTGGGTTATTTCGAAATACCCAGGAGGGTGACCCTAGAGGAGTTGGTTAGGATTCATGATGTTAGTAAAATGGCTGTGAATATTCACCTAAGAAGTGCCATTAGGAAGTTGGTGGATCATTACATAAGGAGTGCCAGGCCAGGTTGA
- a CDS encoding APC family permease yields MSSEARRTQLRRGAVAFWHAVFQSFSFVAPAGDVAILLIGTAAFALGATPLAVLLAWLIYGLWIVVPYEFSKYIVNAGSYYAYSARAHGTLGVVALWYWMLEQITGPAFGILGLAGFLYLISPLISRIPYLWIAFAVIIWAFGFILSYLGIRPSLEYLMYTGFAEALFLFISALIIIAMLGPRNTWVVWTPEPLNWNWAPVFFGAIFSILDFTGLGTATTVSEEVKDPRRIIRWAIVTAWILSGLALIVPSYALTVGWGVNQMSSYASSPDPGLIVYMKYLGLPGWALLVAFTINSYFSYMTAKYNAVSRIWFSSARDGLWFRRLGMDKVHPRYKTPYRALIWFASIILIINIVTGIIMGPTNAGIWLLTFAGLGIIAVHIVANTALTVYSYRNGMLRTNWLKHGLIPTVASILGAVVFFYSVYPLPSYPYNVAVIASFIWLVIGAVLAIYYWRRHPDILVNAGLSYE; encoded by the coding sequence GTGTCTTCAGAGGCCAGGAGAACCCAGTTAAGGAGGGGTGCCGTGGCCTTTTGGCACGCTGTTTTTCAATCCTTCTCCTTCGTAGCCCCTGCGGGTGATGTGGCCATTTTACTAATTGGCACTGCGGCATTTGCATTGGGGGCAACACCACTGGCGGTCCTACTTGCATGGCTAATCTATGGATTATGGATTGTGGTTCCCTACGAGTTCTCCAAGTACATAGTAAATGCGGGCAGTTACTACGCGTACTCAGCAAGGGCGCACGGCACACTTGGCGTGGTAGCGCTGTGGTACTGGATGCTTGAGCAGATAACGGGGCCCGCCTTTGGGATACTGGGCCTTGCTGGATTCCTATACCTAATAAGTCCCCTTATTTCTAGAATACCGTATCTTTGGATAGCCTTTGCGGTGATCATATGGGCCTTTGGTTTCATACTATCCTACCTGGGCATAAGGCCATCGCTAGAGTACTTAATGTACACAGGGTTTGCCGAGGCCTTGTTCCTCTTCATAAGCGCCCTGATAATAATAGCCATGCTGGGTCCAAGGAACACCTGGGTGGTTTGGACCCCAGAACCCCTTAATTGGAACTGGGCCCCTGTCTTCTTTGGCGCGATATTCTCAATCCTGGACTTCACGGGCCTCGGCACGGCGACCACGGTATCCGAGGAGGTTAAGGACCCAAGGCGCATTATTAGGTGGGCCATCGTGACGGCGTGGATCCTCTCTGGGTTAGCCCTGATAGTGCCCTCCTACGCCCTCACCGTGGGTTGGGGCGTGAATCAAATGAGTAGTTACGCATCCTCACCAGACCCTGGATTGATTGTGTACATGAAGTACCTGGGCCTCCCCGGCTGGGCACTACTGGTTGCCTTCACGATTAATAGTTACTTCTCATACATGACCGCTAAGTACAATGCGGTGAGTAGGATTTGGTTCAGCTCCGCGAGGGATGGCCTATGGTTTAGGAGATTGGGCATGGATAAAGTACACCCAAGGTATAAGACGCCATACAGGGCACTGATTTGGTTCGCCAGCATCATACTCATTATAAACATAGTTACGGGCATCATAATGGGACCCACAAACGCGGGCATTTGGTTACTAACCTTCGCGGGTTTAGGCATAATAGCCGTTCACATAGTCGCCAATACGGCACTAACCGTATACTCCTACAGGAATGGTATGCTCAGGACCAACTGGTTAAAACACGGGTTGATACCCACGGTGGCATCCATACTGGGTGCCGTGGTATTCTTCTACAGCGTTTACCCACTACCCTCATACCCCTACAATGTGGCCGTAATAGCCAGCTTCATCTGGCTGGTAATAGGTGCGGTGCTGGCTATTTATTACTGGAGGAGGCACCCAGATATCTTAGTAAATGCTGGGCTTTCGTATGAATAA
- a CDS encoding aspartate aminotransferase family protein, which produces MSIESELESLSFPEAPKIIVKPPGPKSLELLRAQEELETRALVYPKAFRFAIDSARGATIRDVDGNYYIDWVAGIAVMNVGHNNPYVAQAIKEQLDRYWHWMSEVPSEVRIRFLRNLHSILPEGLRGRAKVMTTVTGADACEAAIALARWVTRKPVVMAFEGAYHGVHQGIVMATAKTELQHFAGVPLVNVVRVPYPYPYRCPLPAKDPEDCGNAVLNYIEHLLSDPYTGIGEVGAIIVEPIQGEGGYIVPPRNFLRGLREIADRHGILLIADEVQTGVGRTGRWWAVEHFGVTPDIMCVSKAIGGGIPTSFIVYRSEYDEKVPEMFHFGTYRANPLALAAGSAVIEYIQSRNLLERTRQLGEYALRAFEDIAERYQVIGDVRGLGFMIGIELVKDARTKEPGAELAVQVRKELFERGVLMHTCGHYGNVMRFMAPLVLTRRHLDEGIRVFEEVIRGLSTHK; this is translated from the coding sequence ATGTCCATAGAATCCGAATTAGAAAGCCTGAGCTTCCCCGAGGCACCCAAGATAATTGTTAAACCACCCGGCCCCAAGTCCCTCGAGCTGCTCAGGGCCCAGGAGGAGCTGGAGACCAGGGCCTTAGTTTACCCCAAGGCCTTTAGGTTCGCCATAGACTCCGCCCGCGGGGCTACGATTAGGGATGTGGATGGTAATTACTACATTGACTGGGTGGCTGGTATTGCTGTTATGAATGTGGGCCATAACAATCCATACGTAGCCCAGGCCATTAAGGAGCAGTTGGATAGGTATTGGCACTGGATGAGTGAGGTCCCCAGTGAGGTCAGGATTAGGTTTTTGAGAAACCTACACTCAATACTTCCCGAGGGCTTGAGGGGTAGGGCTAAGGTTATGACCACCGTAACGGGTGCCGACGCCTGCGAGGCAGCCATAGCACTGGCCAGGTGGGTCACTAGGAAGCCCGTGGTCATGGCATTCGAGGGGGCCTACCACGGTGTTCACCAGGGCATTGTGATGGCCACGGCTAAGACCGAGCTTCAGCACTTCGCCGGTGTGCCCCTGGTCAATGTGGTCCGTGTGCCGTACCCATACCCCTACAGGTGCCCATTACCTGCAAAGGACCCGGAGGACTGCGGTAATGCTGTTCTTAACTACATAGAGCACCTGCTCAGTGACCCCTACACTGGCATTGGTGAGGTGGGTGCCATAATTGTGGAGCCCATACAGGGGGAGGGTGGCTATATAGTTCCTCCGAGGAACTTCCTAAGGGGTCTTAGGGAGATTGCTGATAGGCATGGAATACTACTGATTGCCGATGAGGTACAAACAGGGGTGGGTAGGACCGGTAGGTGGTGGGCTGTGGAGCACTTTGGGGTCACCCCAGACATCATGTGCGTGTCAAAGGCCATTGGTGGCGGCATACCCACATCCTTCATAGTCTACAGGTCCGAGTACGATGAGAAAGTGCCTGAGATGTTCCACTTCGGAACCTACAGGGCCAACCCACTGGCCCTTGCCGCCGGCTCCGCGGTTATTGAGTACATACAATCAAGAAACCTCCTGGAAAGGACAAGGCAGTTGGGTGAGTACGCGCTGAGGGCCTTTGAGGATATTGCCGAGAGGTACCAGGTAATTGGTGATGTGAGGGGGCTGGGCTTCATGATCGGTATTGAGCTGGTTAAGGATGCGAGGACCAAGGAACCCGGTGCTGAGTTGGCTGTGCAGGTTAGGAAGGAGTTGTTCGAGAGGGGTGTGTTAATGCATACCTGCGGACATTACGGTAATGTAATGAGGTTCATGGCACCACTGGTACTAACCAGGAGGCACCTTGATGAGGGGATAAGGGTGTTCGAGGAAGTCATCAGGGGCCTATCCACGCACAAGTGA
- a CDS encoding iron-containing alcohol dehydrogenase codes for MKIIRFSINMTAGLGSIETIAEVLENVGFPRKLTVIGGPTTMKLIGNEVTKRLIEGGFIVNTEVVEGGATKENADELVNRVRKSGSEGIVGVGGGSIIDLAKYVGHVLNLRVVSVPTTLSSDAIASPFSVIWSGGKSMAIKTKAPDVIIGDYDVLLKEPHRFVAAGFGDMIAKYTALYDWRLAYWLGDEPYLDFAAQLADSILQLLIRRVNDVARQNYIGIETLFYAEVTDGYLMELANTTRVAAGCEHLIAFAIESTCNAGIHGEQVGIGTIICAYLQNRDYRMVRELLSKVGSPTTAEQLGTDKECLIRALTIAHAMRPWYTILGTRGISSTKAERLLRYSGVIS; via the coding sequence ATGAAGATCATAAGGTTCTCCATAAACATGACCGCAGGGCTGGGTTCGATAGAAACCATAGCCGAGGTACTCGAGAACGTGGGCTTCCCAAGGAAATTAACCGTGATTGGAGGCCCCACAACAATGAAATTAATAGGCAATGAAGTTACCAAGCGCTTAATAGAGGGCGGCTTCATAGTGAACACGGAGGTGGTTGAGGGCGGTGCAACCAAAGAGAATGCCGATGAGTTGGTTAACCGCGTTAGGAAAAGCGGCTCAGAGGGTATTGTTGGCGTTGGTGGTGGCTCGATAATAGACCTCGCCAAGTACGTGGGTCACGTACTCAATCTAAGGGTGGTCTCGGTACCCACCACACTCTCGAGTGATGCCATAGCATCACCATTTAGTGTGATTTGGAGTGGTGGTAAATCCATGGCCATAAAGACCAAGGCCCCTGACGTCATCATTGGCGATTATGATGTACTGCTGAAGGAGCCCCATAGGTTCGTGGCCGCGGGCTTTGGTGATATGATTGCGAAATACACCGCGCTCTATGATTGGAGGTTGGCTTATTGGCTTGGGGATGAGCCCTACCTGGACTTCGCAGCTCAACTGGCTGATTCCATACTACAATTGTTAATTAGGAGGGTTAATGATGTGGCCAGGCAGAATTACATAGGTATTGAGACGCTGTTTTACGCCGAGGTCACTGATGGCTACCTAATGGAGCTTGCAAACACCACCAGGGTTGCCGCTGGCTGTGAACATTTGATTGCATTTGCAATAGAAAGTACATGCAACGCCGGGATTCATGGTGAGCAAGTGGGTATTGGAACAATCATATGCGCATACCTTCAGAATAGGGATTATAGGATGGTTAGGGAGTTACTGAGTAAGGTGGGTTCACCAACAACCGCCGAGCAATTAGGCACTGATAAGGAGTGCCTTATTAGGGCATTAACCATTGCCCACGCCATGAGGCCATGGTACACAATACTGGGTACCAGGGGTATTAGCTCAACGAAGGCCGAGAGGTTACTTAGGTATTCGGGCGTAATCTCATGA
- a CDS encoding 30S ribosomal protein S7 yields the protein MSTDKGITLPKGTTTYQVGGVTIIEECPRDLKTLDGEPIKLFGKWTFEGVVVRDPGLRRYICLKPMYLPHTAGRYQKRRFGKARIPVIERLMNQLMHPGRNAGKKHKAYNIVKRAFDIIYLKTRQNPIQVFVDALVNTAPREEITRVIYGGIAYPVSVDVSPLRRLDLAIRWITEGARQCSFNNPKPIEECLADEIIAAAQNDQRSYAIRKKDEMERIAASAR from the coding sequence ATGAGTACTGACAAGGGTATAACATTGCCTAAGGGAACCACCACTTACCAGGTGGGTGGTGTAACGATAATTGAAGAGTGCCCCAGGGATTTGAAGACGCTGGATGGTGAGCCCATTAAGTTATTTGGTAAGTGGACCTTTGAGGGTGTTGTGGTTAGGGATCCGGGGCTTAGGAGGTACATATGCCTAAAGCCCATGTACCTACCCCACACGGCGGGTAGGTACCAGAAGAGGAGGTTTGGTAAGGCCAGGATACCCGTCATAGAGAGGTTAATGAATCAATTAATGCACCCAGGTAGGAATGCGGGCAAGAAGCACAAGGCCTATAACATCGTCAAGAGGGCCTTCGACATAATATACCTAAAGACCAGGCAGAACCCCATACAGGTTTTTGTGGATGCCCTGGTAAATACGGCCCCTAGGGAGGAAATCACGAGGGTTATCTATGGAGGTATTGCGTACCCAGTATCGGTGGATGTTTCGCCGTTGAGGAGGCTCGACCTGGCCATTAGGTGGATCACAGAGGGCGCTAGGCAGTGCTCCTTCAATAATCCCAAGCCCATTGAGGAGTGTCTAGCGGATGAGATAATAGCCGCTGCACAGAATGACCAGAGGAGCTACGCCATTAGGAAGAAGGACGAGATGGAGAGGATAGCCGCATCAGCCAGGTAA
- a CDS encoding RtcB family protein produces MAPPLRKISDYVWEIPRDYKPCMKVPARIFADETLIEKMKTDMTLEQAANVACLPGIYKYSIALPDAHQGYGFPVGGVAAMDMEKGVVSPGGIGYDINCGVRLLRTNLTEKDVRPKLRELVDTIFKLVPAGVGETGLLKLSISELDKVLDEGVDWALSKGYGWGDDKNFIEEFGHYEGADSSKVSQRAKERGKDELGTTGSGNHFIEIQVVNKIFDVELAKRLGIEQEGQVMVLIHTGSRGLGHQVATDYIRLAESKMKQWGLFLPDRELASIPLNTKEAQDYLAAMKAAANYAWTNRQIITHWVREAFRRVFNRDPDKLGLTVVYDVAHNIAKIEDHVVDDEGHVRRVLVHRKGATRAFPAGRPEIPPKYRDIGQPVLIPGSMGTASYVLIGLPTSFQVTFGTAPHGAGRTLSRSAAVRMLPPNKVRGALESRGIIVRSAESEIISEEAPEAYKNVDKVAEVAEATGMAKRVSRHVPIGVVKG; encoded by the coding sequence ATGGCGCCACCACTTAGGAAAATCAGTGATTATGTCTGGGAGATACCAAGGGACTATAAACCATGCATGAAGGTGCCAGCCAGGATATTCGCTGACGAAACTCTCATTGAGAAGATGAAGACGGACATGACCCTGGAACAGGCGGCAAACGTGGCCTGCCTACCCGGGATTTACAAGTACAGTATAGCACTCCCAGACGCGCACCAGGGATATGGGTTCCCAGTGGGTGGTGTGGCGGCTATGGACATGGAGAAGGGAGTAGTGAGCCCTGGGGGTATTGGTTATGACATCAACTGCGGCGTTAGGCTCCTTAGGACCAACCTCACCGAGAAGGACGTCAGGCCCAAGCTCAGGGAGCTGGTGGACACGATATTCAAGCTAGTACCCGCTGGTGTTGGTGAAACTGGGCTTTTGAAGCTATCAATTAGCGAGTTAGATAAGGTTCTCGATGAGGGTGTGGATTGGGCCCTGTCCAAGGGTTATGGTTGGGGTGATGATAAGAACTTCATCGAGGAATTTGGGCACTATGAGGGCGCGGACTCGAGCAAGGTTAGTCAGAGGGCTAAGGAGAGGGGTAAGGATGAGCTTGGCACCACGGGCAGCGGTAACCACTTCATAGAGATTCAGGTGGTTAATAAGATATTCGATGTGGAGCTGGCCAAGAGGCTTGGTATTGAGCAGGAGGGGCAGGTAATGGTGCTAATACACACGGGGAGTAGGGGACTGGGCCACCAAGTGGCCACTGACTACATAAGGCTTGCCGAGAGCAAGATGAAGCAGTGGGGCCTATTCCTACCAGACAGGGAGTTGGCCTCAATACCGCTAAATACCAAGGAGGCCCAGGACTACCTAGCCGCAATGAAGGCAGCGGCCAACTACGCATGGACCAATAGGCAGATAATAACGCACTGGGTTAGGGAGGCCTTTAGGAGGGTGTTTAACAGGGACCCGGACAAGCTGGGGCTGACGGTTGTTTACGACGTGGCGCACAACATAGCTAAGATTGAGGATCACGTGGTTGATGATGAGGGCCACGTTAGGAGGGTCCTCGTGCATAGGAAGGGCGCCACGAGAGCCTTCCCGGCTGGTAGGCCTGAAATACCGCCCAAGTACAGGGACATCGGGCAGCCCGTGTTGATCCCAGGCAGTATGGGGACCGCATCATACGTACTAATTGGCCTACCCACATCATTCCAGGTAACCTTTGGAACGGCGCCCCACGGGGCTGGTAGGACCCTGAGTAGGTCAGCCGCGGTTAGGATGCTACCACCCAATAAGGTGAGGGGTGCCCTGGAGAGTAGGGGCATTATAGTTAGGTCTGCGGAGAGCGAGATAATAAGTGAGGAGGCGCCCGAGGCTTATAAGAATGTTGATAAGGTTGCTGAGGTTGCTGAGGCCACGGGCATGGCCAAGAGGGTTTCGAGGCACGTACCCATCGGCGTCGTTAAGGGATAA
- a CDS encoding isocitrate/isopropylmalate dehydrogenase family protein, whose translation MRVAVIEGDGVGPEVVNSALRVLKHASSIFNLNLEFLTVEAGDGALRKYGEALPSRYWPIIESSDAILKGPVGESAGEVVVKLRRGLDLFANIRPARNYPGVKAVRDGVDLVIVRENTEDVYVRAEYMLNNETAVALRVITKRASERIARAAFNLAVNRRRRVTIVHKANVLTVSDGLFRDTVKQVSREYPDVAVNEMYIDAAVMDLVRRPQDFDVIVTTNLYGDILSDLAAYVTGSIGLAPSANIGDAKAMFEPVHGAAFDIAGKGIANPTAMILSAAWMLRWYGESRHVSNYVMAGSAVENAVIETLRSGVLTADLGGNASTEQFTDEVIKRIR comes from the coding sequence ATGAGGGTAGCGGTGATAGAGGGTGATGGGGTGGGCCCCGAGGTCGTTAATTCAGCACTAAGGGTTCTAAAGCACGCATCGTCAATATTCAACCTAAACCTTGAGTTCCTAACCGTGGAGGCCGGTGACGGAGCCCTTAGGAAGTATGGCGAGGCCCTACCCAGCAGGTACTGGCCCATTATTGAGTCCTCGGACGCAATACTCAAGGGACCCGTGGGCGAGAGCGCCGGTGAGGTTGTGGTTAAGCTAAGGAGGGGGCTTGATTTATTCGCCAACATAAGGCCCGCCAGGAATTACCCAGGGGTTAAGGCCGTAAGGGATGGTGTTGACTTGGTAATTGTTAGGGAGAATACCGAGGATGTTTACGTTAGAGCCGAGTACATGCTCAACAACGAAACTGCCGTAGCCCTGAGGGTCATAACCAAGAGGGCCAGTGAGAGGATTGCCAGGGCAGCCTTCAACCTGGCGGTTAATAGGCGTAGAAGGGTGACCATTGTCCATAAGGCTAATGTACTAACGGTGAGCGATGGTTTGTTCAGGGACACGGTTAAGCAGGTGTCGAGGGAGTACCCAGACGTTGCGGTTAATGAAATGTACATAGATGCGGCCGTGATGGACCTCGTTAGGAGGCCCCAGGACTTCGACGTGATAGTAACCACAAACCTCTACGGCGACATACTCAGCGACTTAGCCGCGTACGTAACGGGGAGTATTGGCTTAGCACCCTCAGCAAACATAGGCGATGCCAAGGCGATGTTTGAGCCAGTCCATGGGGCCGCCTTCGACATAGCGGGTAAGGGCATTGCGAACCCCACGGCCATGATACTATCCGCAGCCTGGATGCTGAGGTGGTATGGCGAGAGCAGGCACGTGAGTAATTACGTAATGGCTGGGAGCGCGGTGGAGAATGCAGTGATTGAGACCCTGAGGAGTGGGGTCTTAACCGCAGACCTAGGGGGTAACGCAAGTACGGAGCAGTTCACGGATGAGGTGATTAAGAGAATTCGTTAA
- a CDS encoding glutamate synthase: MAIVNKYPSGCGILGIMRRSYEKVHGDVVVRAIETVRFRGAGLGAGFALMNAESMGMRVGLFIREPMINDYLNSIKEVLGDAGFKVTDVRVRARVNGIADLELPLSGDGDLDGAIGKINDALWEGGIGRVYYWGSHVTVFKGVGHPADIASIYNVERYEADLWLSHTRFPTNSPGYMPYWSHPFSVNDLAIVHNGELSSYGLNTSYLRYTMGINSFVGTDSEVVAYLMHYLVRVYGFDVEDAVKLLTSPNLKNVSDEGLRELLTTYKWARLDGPFTIVMGLHHNDDLYLIAIADKFKLRPVVVGMDDDYYYVASEEAEIRAVSPNARVWTLEPGGYFIASLKRGVISWGRDETTLDIFFPVRAFPTYTGSDAINAEGLGYRELNEEILRRVREGRRVIRVVNVNGQRFIGVNLPRYGVKDVRIELYGTPGNSLANLNNGVEFVVYGNAQDDVGDTMHGGRVVIHGDARDVLGQTLQGGEIFVRGNAGNRVGIQMREYRDKRPYLIIGGRVDDYLGEYMAGGVIMVLGIDSIGKCGVELTGKYVGSGMVGGRIYIRGRVSSGKIGLTLSSIEIRNFMRAIEEEGLSNEEAQELYELMTKSEHVKRVGHEYRELTESEIKELKPVLMRYVNEFNLGIDLINDLLSYKYTVVTPIT, encoded by the coding sequence ATGGCTATAGTTAATAAGTATCCCTCGGGCTGTGGCATCCTAGGCATAATGAGAAGGAGTTATGAGAAGGTCCACGGCGATGTGGTGGTTAGGGCCATAGAAACCGTGAGGTTCAGGGGCGCGGGTTTAGGCGCCGGTTTTGCGCTAATGAATGCGGAGTCCATGGGGATGAGGGTGGGTTTATTCATACGTGAACCCATGATTAATGATTACCTGAACTCCATAAAGGAGGTCCTTGGGGATGCTGGGTTTAAGGTTACGGATGTGAGGGTGAGGGCTAGGGTTAATGGCATTGCGGACCTTGAACTACCCCTAAGTGGTGATGGTGATCTGGATGGAGCCATTGGTAAGATTAACGATGCACTTTGGGAGGGTGGGATTGGTAGGGTGTACTACTGGGGTAGCCACGTGACCGTATTTAAAGGCGTGGGCCACCCTGCGGATATTGCCTCAATATATAATGTGGAGAGGTACGAGGCCGATCTATGGCTATCCCACACAAGATTCCCCACGAACTCCCCAGGCTACATGCCCTACTGGTCGCACCCCTTCTCCGTCAATGACCTAGCCATTGTACACAACGGCGAGCTCAGCTCATACGGGCTTAACACATCGTACCTGAGGTACACCATGGGCATTAACTCCTTCGTGGGTACGGACAGTGAGGTGGTTGCCTACCTAATGCATTACCTGGTTAGGGTTTATGGGTTTGATGTTGAGGATGCTGTGAAACTTCTAACAAGCCCCAACCTGAAGAATGTCAGTGATGAGGGACTGAGGGAACTACTCACAACTTATAAATGGGCCAGGCTTGATGGGCCCTTCACAATAGTAATGGGGCTTCACCACAATGATGACCTATACCTAATAGCCATTGCGGATAAGTTCAAACTAAGGCCCGTGGTTGTGGGTATGGATGATGATTACTACTACGTCGCCAGTGAGGAGGCTGAGATTAGGGCTGTATCGCCGAACGCGAGGGTTTGGACCCTCGAGCCAGGTGGCTACTTCATAGCATCCCTTAAACGGGGCGTTATTTCCTGGGGCCGTGATGAGACCACGCTGGACATTTTCTTCCCAGTTAGGGCCTTCCCAACCTATACGGGAAGTGACGCAATAAATGCTGAGGGTCTTGGTTATAGGGAATTGAATGAGGAGATACTCAGGAGGGTGAGGGAGGGGCGGAGGGTGATAAGGGTTGTTAATGTGAATGGGCAGAGGTTCATAGGGGTTAACCTACCAAGGTACGGGGTCAAGGACGTTAGGATAGAACTCTATGGAACCCCAGGAAACTCCCTGGCAAACCTAAACAATGGTGTTGAATTCGTGGTCTACGGCAATGCCCAGGATGATGTTGGCGATACAATGCACGGCGGTAGGGTAGTGATACATGGAGATGCCAGGGACGTGCTGGGGCAGACATTACAGGGTGGGGAGATATTCGTCAGGGGTAATGCCGGTAATAGGGTTGGTATTCAAATGCGTGAGTACAGGGATAAGAGGCCGTACTTAATAATTGGCGGTAGGGTTGATGATTACTTAGGGGAGTACATGGCCGGCGGTGTAATAATGGTACTCGGCATAGACTCAATCGGCAAGTGCGGTGTCGAGTTGACTGGCAAGTACGTGGGCAGTGGCATGGTTGGCGGTAGAATATACATAAGGGGTAGGGTGTCAAGTGGTAAAATAGGGCTTACGCTATCAAGCATTGAGATTAGGAATTTCATGAGGGCCATTGAGGAGGAGGGCTTGAGTAATGAGGAGGCCCAGGAACTGTATGAATTAATGACCAAGTCAGAGCATGTTAAGAGGGTGGGGCATGAGTACAGGGAATTGACTGAGAGTGAAATCAAGGAATTAAAGCCAGTACTGATGAGGTATGTCAATGAATTTAACCTAGGTATTGATTTAATCAATGACTTGCTCAGTTATAAGTACACCGTGGTCACACCCATTACTTAA